The following proteins are co-located in the Polystyrenella longa genome:
- the fabG gene encoding 3-oxoacyl-[acyl-carrier-protein] reductase has protein sequence MKLSGRTAIVTGGSRGIGRSIVQALAKEGAKVAFVYRSNKEAADQLVSELELDQREVLAIQADVASSEEADRVVKEVIEKWEKVDILVNNAGIIRDGLLATMGPEQWQDVITTNLTSVYNFCHAVVRPMMSARYGRIINMSSVAAEFGNSGQVNYAASKGGIEGLTRCLAGELARRNITVNAVAPGFIETDMTTDVVNAAGDQIKKQIPCKRLGLPEDISNAVLFLAADESSYITGQSIKVDGGLTLGGI, from the coding sequence ATGAAATTGTCAGGCAGGACAGCGATCGTCACGGGTGGTAGCCGGGGAATCGGCCGTTCCATCGTACAAGCTCTGGCGAAAGAGGGAGCCAAAGTCGCCTTTGTCTACCGATCAAACAAAGAGGCTGCCGATCAGCTGGTGTCCGAGCTGGAGCTCGATCAACGCGAAGTTCTCGCGATTCAGGCCGATGTCGCCTCCTCCGAGGAAGCGGATCGCGTCGTGAAGGAAGTGATTGAGAAATGGGAAAAAGTCGACATCCTCGTAAATAATGCCGGCATTATTCGCGATGGATTGCTAGCTACGATGGGGCCAGAACAGTGGCAGGACGTGATCACCACTAACCTGACTTCTGTCTACAACTTCTGTCACGCCGTCGTTCGACCGATGATGTCTGCTCGTTATGGTCGTATTATCAATATGTCTTCCGTCGCTGCTGAATTTGGCAATTCGGGACAAGTGAACTACGCGGCCAGTAAAGGGGGGATCGAAGGTCTTACCCGCTGTCTCGCTGGAGAACTGGCCCGCCGGAACATCACCGTCAACGCGGTTGCTCCCGGATTTATCGAAACGGACATGACGACGGATGTTGTCAACGCAGCTGGCGATCAGATTAAAAAACAGATTCCCTGCAAACGACTTGGACTGCCGGAAGATATTTCCAACGCCGTTCTTTTTCTGGCAGCGGACGAATCATCATACATTACTGGACAAAGCATCAAGGTCGATGGCGGATTGACACTCGGAGGAATCTAA
- a CDS encoding acyl carrier protein — protein sequence MALTDDEILAKVQDTLVEALSVDDDEATPEATLVGDLGAESIDFLDIVFRLEKNFDIKIPRGELFPEDLASADSGFVEGGKVTESGIARLREKMPHANVDKLEEDPQVENIQNLFTVQMIVNFVKAKLSA from the coding sequence ATGGCGTTAACTGACGACGAAATTTTGGCAAAAGTACAAGACACACTGGTGGAAGCCCTCTCGGTCGATGACGACGAGGCGACTCCCGAAGCCACACTCGTCGGTGATCTGGGTGCGGAATCGATCGACTTCCTGGACATCGTTTTCCGGTTGGAAAAGAACTTCGATATCAAAATTCCGCGTGGCGAACTCTTCCCGGAAGACCTCGCTTCCGCTGATTCCGGATTTGTCGAAGGTGGCAAAGTCACCGAGAGCGGAATCGCCCGTCTGCGTGAAAAAATGCCTCATGCCAACGTCGACAAACTGGAAGAAGATCCTCAGGTCGAGAACATTCAGAATCTGTTCACCGTCCAGATGATCGTCAACTTCGTCAAAGCAAAACTGAGTGCCTGA
- a CDS encoding 3-hydroxyacyl-ACP dehydratase FabZ family protein, with protein MRWIWIDKFLELESGSHARAVKNITLAEEHLHDHFPGFPVMPGSLMLEGMAQTGGILLGEKNNFEHIVVLAKVPKVVYHSWACPGDTLIYTAKLLSDNEKGGTVACEGHVGDRLVVEAEIVFFHLDSNDPNVKGVDQKNFVFSMNLMSVMEVGKAGTGD; from the coding sequence ATGCGCTGGATCTGGATAGACAAATTTCTGGAACTTGAAAGTGGTTCTCACGCACGCGCGGTGAAAAACATCACCTTGGCGGAAGAGCATCTGCACGACCATTTTCCCGGATTTCCGGTGATGCCCGGGTCATTAATGCTCGAGGGAATGGCACAAACCGGTGGGATTCTCCTCGGTGAAAAGAATAATTTCGAGCATATCGTGGTGCTCGCCAAAGTTCCTAAAGTGGTATACCACAGCTGGGCCTGTCCTGGTGATACGTTGATTTACACGGCTAAACTCCTTTCCGATAACGAAAAGGGGGGAACCGTCGCCTGTGAAGGACACGTCGGCGATCGGTTGGTGGTTGAAGCGGAAATCGTCTTTTTCCATCTCGATTCCAATGATCCGAACGTTAAAGGAGTTGATCAGAAAAACTTCGTCTTTTCGATGAATCTGATGTCGGTGATGGAAGTTGGCAAAGCGGGAACTGGGGATTGA
- the fabF gene encoding beta-ketoacyl-ACP synthase II gives MDRRVVVTGIGCITPVGNDAQSMWDSITEGKSGIDFITHFDASHFPTKFAAEVRNFDFDACVKDPTKYKHTGRNVKFAIGAAKQAVEDAGVLGSLSDPGRFGVYLGAGEGQQDFQIFMNLVAKAQRDGELDLELFTKAGLEKLNPQAELEQEPNMPSGHLANIFNAQGPNLNCLTACAASSQAIGEATQIIKRGDADVMLSGGAHSMIHPFGVTGFNLLTALSTNNDDPQGASRPFDKNRDGFVLGEGAGMVILEDLEHAKARGAHIYGEIIGYGSSADAYRITDIHPEGRGGTACMKMAVESAKLNPDQIDYINAHGTSTAVNDKVETRGIRQSLGAAADNIPVSSIKSMMGHLIAAAGSVEAIACLLAIKYNVIPPTTNYETPDPNCDLDYVPNVAREKEVNIALSNSFGFGGQNISLIFSKYES, from the coding sequence ATGGATCGTCGTGTCGTCGTCACCGGTATTGGCTGCATCACTCCCGTTGGGAATGATGCCCAGAGTATGTGGGACTCGATTACCGAGGGCAAAAGCGGAATCGACTTCATCACGCATTTCGACGCTTCCCATTTCCCTACAAAATTCGCTGCCGAGGTTCGAAACTTCGATTTCGATGCGTGCGTGAAAGATCCGACCAAGTACAAACACACAGGCCGCAACGTCAAATTTGCCATCGGTGCCGCAAAACAGGCGGTGGAAGATGCTGGTGTGCTGGGAAGCTTAAGCGACCCGGGACGCTTCGGTGTCTATCTGGGAGCCGGAGAAGGGCAGCAGGACTTTCAGATCTTCATGAATCTCGTCGCGAAAGCGCAGCGGGATGGAGAGCTTGATCTCGAACTTTTCACCAAAGCGGGGTTGGAGAAACTCAATCCTCAGGCCGAGCTTGAGCAGGAACCCAACATGCCCTCCGGGCACCTCGCGAATATCTTCAACGCGCAGGGCCCAAACCTGAACTGTCTCACCGCGTGTGCGGCTTCCAGTCAGGCGATTGGTGAAGCGACACAGATCATCAAACGCGGCGATGCCGATGTCATGCTTTCCGGCGGTGCCCACAGCATGATTCACCCGTTTGGAGTCACAGGTTTTAACCTGCTGACCGCACTCAGCACGAACAACGACGATCCCCAGGGGGCCTCCCGCCCATTCGACAAAAACCGTGATGGCTTTGTCTTGGGTGAAGGAGCGGGAATGGTGATCCTGGAAGACCTCGAACACGCGAAGGCTCGCGGAGCGCACATCTACGGCGAGATCATTGGTTACGGATCGAGTGCCGATGCCTATCGTATTACCGACATCCATCCCGAAGGCCGGGGCGGAACGGCGTGTATGAAAATGGCGGTCGAGAGTGCCAAACTCAACCCCGACCAGATCGATTACATTAATGCTCACGGCACCAGCACCGCAGTGAACGACAAAGTCGAAACGCGTGGCATTCGTCAATCTCTAGGTGCCGCAGCGGATAATATTCCCGTCTCCAGTATCAAAAGCATGATGGGCCACCTCATTGCGGCAGCAGGATCCGTGGAAGCCATTGCCTGTCTGCTGGCGATTAAATACAACGTCATTCCGCCTACAACCAACTACGAGACGCCCGATCCTAAT